CAGGGGAAGTCCGGTGTAAATCCGGCGCTGTCCCGCAACTGTGAGCTGGACGAAAGCCATAGATAGCCACTGCCTAAGAAAACAGGTGGGAAGGCTGGCAAGTAGGATGAAGGCAAGCCAGGATACCCTTTTGCGAAATAACCTTACGAGGATAAGGAGGCAGAACATGTCAATTTTAAGCTCAGTATCATAAAACAATCACCCACTACCCTTTATCATCAATCCTATGGAGGTAATAGTATGCATATAATGGAAGGTTTTTTGCCTGTTAGGGACACATTAGTATGGACAGGTATCTCTTTACCCTTTTTGATTTATGGCACTAATAAGATAAAAAGAAATATGAACACCACAAAACAGAAGCTTCTGTTGGGTTTTGTGGCTGCATTTTGTTTTGTGCTTTCATCCCTTAAGATTCCATCTGTAACAGGCAGCTGCTCACACCCCACTGGCGTTGGTTTGGGTGCTATCCTTTTTGGTGTTTCTGTTATGGTCCCAATAGCATTCGTGGTTCTTCTCTTTCAGGCTTTGCTACTTGCCCACGGAGGTATTACCACACTGGGGGCTAATCTTTTTTCCATGGGCATAGCTGGCCCAGTTGTAGCTTTTGTGCTTTATTCCTCACTTAAAAAAATCAACCTAAACCAAAGCGCCAATATATTTATATCCATAACTCTATCCGATCTGGTAACATACGTGATTACTTCACTACAGCTTGCCCTTGCTTTCCCCGATCCAATAACTGGCTTTACAGGTTCTTTTATAAAGTTTACGTCCATCTTTGCCATTACCCAGATCCCCATCTCTATTGTAGAAGGGTTGCTTAGCGTTGTGGCATTAAACTACATACTAAGCCTCTTTCAACCAGAGAATAATGATATTTTGTCAAAGCAGGTGGTGTAGTATGAAAAAAAATCTTCTGCTACTTATTATTGCCATCGGCATAATAGTATTACCACTTTTCTATAATTTTGGTAAACACACAGTAGAAAAATTCCAAGGTACAGACAGCTTAGCTGAAAAACAGATAACTGCAATAGCAAAAGACTACACACCATGGTTTACACCCATTTTTGAGCCCCCAAGTGGTGAGGTGGAGTCCTTATTCTTCTCCCTACAATCAGCTATCGGCGCTGGGATCATCGGGTACATTATAGGTTATCTAAAAGGGAAAAAAGCCAGTGAAAGTAAAACAATTTGATCCATTATCGATCTTAATACTGTTTTTAAGTATCGTGATCTATGCCTTTATTAACAAAAGGCTAGATCACTTTATCGTCATAGATACCATTCTTGTAGCCTTTATTTTAGTGGTGGGAAAAAAGGTATTAAAACATCTATTGTTTATACTATTCATTACAGTAATAAATGTTTCTATAGTTTTTATAAACATCGATAAAAGAGTCATATTTGACTTCCAGCAATTCACCCTTCTACTGTTTAGAACAGTTACCATGATACTGGCTCTTGTTGTGATCTCAAACAGCCTAACCTTTAAAGGATTTCTTACGATTCTTGTCCGGTTGAAGCTACCTAAAACACTCCTTGAACTTACTGCCATCTCCTTTTTGGCTGTCTCCATCCTGAATAACAGCGCCAAAAAGATTATAACAGCTATGAAGTCGAGAAATCTCTTTTCAAACCTTACTCTCTCCACCTTCGCTACAGGTATCTTCCCTGCTGTCCTCTTTAGAACTATGCTTAGCGATATAAAAAAGATTTCCCTTGTGACAGAATCCAGGAGTATAGAATCTTTTTACCCCTTATTGATCGATGAATATTCTTTAAATAGATTTCAGCTCTGCACCACTTTTACCATAAGTATCACCCTGATAGCCTTCGGGATACTCAGCAATGGATAGAGTTATCATAGAGGCCAAAAGCATCTCTTATGGGGAAGTCTTTTCTAATGTGGATCTCAATATAAAAGAAAGTAAAACGTATCTTATACTTGGTGACAATGGTAGTGGGAAAACAACGTTGCTTTATCTCATTCAGGGGTTACTTAAACCTGACTCAGGAGAGCTTCTTTACAAGGGTCAGCCTTATAGCTATAGCAAAAAATGGCTAAACAACCTAAGGTATAAAGTGGGGCTACTCTTTCAAAATCCAGATTATCAGATCATAGGACTAACTGTAAAAGATGATGTTGCCATAGCTCTTAGATGTTTAGGTATGGAAAAAAATAACATTAAAGAACATGTTGAAAAACTGCTCAAGGGGTATAAGCTCCATCATCTCAAAGATCGTCGCACAGATCTTCTTAGCTTTGGGGAAAAGAAAAAAGTCTCTATGGCATCGATAGCAGCCCTGACCCCTGATGTAACACTGCTTGATGAACCCTATGCAGGACTCGACAGAGAAGGAAAAGCATTTGTGGACAGCTATATCGCAAACTCAAAACAATCCGGCAAAACAGTAGTTGTCACCAGTCATGAAGTGGGGGAATTTATAAAATTTGTAGACAACATCTATGTCATTTCAGACAAAAAACTGGTTCAGCTAAGTAAAGATAACCTCGATATCCTCCCCCACCTCCAAAGAAACCTCTTGATACTTTCAAAATATGGATATATGGAAAAACCGATACCGGAAGAACTATTTTTAGGAGTAGCAAGGTGAAATCGGCTTTTATGATAGTGGCACCACATACAAGCTCTGGTAAAACAACTTTATCCTTAGGACTTGCAAGAAACATAGCCAAAAAAGGGCTTAGTGTCCAACCTTACAAAGTGGGACCAGACTATATAGATACCGCCCTACTATCAAAGGCAGCAAGTAATGAAGCCTACAACCTTGACAACATTCTGATGAAAGATGAAGATATAACAAAATACCTTACCTATGGTATCGCAAAAAATGATGTCGTTATAGTAGAAGGGGTTATGGGTTTTTTTGATAGCTATGACCCATGTAATTTCTCAGGCAGTAGCTATGATATAGCCTTAAAAACAGATCTCCCCCTTTTGGTTACGATAAATTACTCCCCATCTCTCACCTACTATACCCTGATCATAAAGGGTATTCAAAGCTTTTATAAACAAAACCCACCTAAAATCGGTGTAATTATAAACAAGGCAACATCCCCAAAAATGGATGAAAGAATAGCTCAATCTCTCAAATACCATACCGGAGCTGAGCTTCTTGGTGTTCTACCTGAAGATGAGAAAATAAAAATACCTAAAAGGCATCTGGGGTTGTTATCAGCTTGGGAAGGACTGGAAGATCTCTTAAACAACCTATCAAACTACCTTCAGAGCCATCTTGACATGGAAGATATTATGGAATATTTCAGGATAGATTCTATCTCCTATGATTACCCATCTTCAGAAAAGAACAAACCCAAAAAACGCTGTCTTGTGGCAAAAGATGATGCCTTTTTTTTCTACTATAAAAACAACTTTGACTTACTCAAGGAGCATGGTTACGAAATATCCGCTTTTTCCCCACTCAACGATGAAGAAATCCCCGATACAGAGCTCATCTACATCGGTGGAGGTTATCCTGAACTTTTTGCCGATAAACTCAGTAAAAACAGGACAACCATCGCAAGTCTAAAAAAACATTTAAAAAGACAAACACCAATATACGCAGAGTGTGGAGGTTTCATATATTTAGGTAATAGCCTAAAAATAGATGACACCCACTACCCAATGGCTGGTCTTTTTAATATCGACTTTGAGATGACCAGATCACTTCAATGTTTAGGATATGTGAATGTTAGCTTTGATCAAAGTAGCTGTTTTTTTGAAAAAGGTAGAGTATACATCGGTCATCAGTTCCGCTATTCCAAAATAGCCCATCACAATGAAAAACTTATTGCAACAGTGGATAGACTTGGTAAAAAGGTAACTTTCCAAGATGGGTGTACAAAGGGAAACTGCTTTGGTAGCTATACCCACTTTAACTTCTCCAAAGCAAATATTTTAGAAAAAATAGATAGAGGATAAAGATGAACAACAAAGAGATCATTTTAGCAGCGTTTGGGACAACAGATCCCGAAGGGATCAAAGGGGTATTAAACGTATACCATAAAATCAAAGAAAACATAGCTTCAGTCAACACGAAGCTCTCCTTTACCGCCGACTTTATTAGGAGGAAGTGGAACAAGCTGTCAGGTACAGAAGAACAAATAAAGATGCAAAAACTCTATCACCTACCCCCAGAGCTTTTTATGGTAAAAGGGTTGATACATCAGATAGGTGACTGTTTTGATAGAGGGGTTTATGAGCTTGTAGTGCAACCACTACATATTTTTCACGGTGAGGAATACGAAGGGATAAAAAGTATTATAGATCATATTATTGCTATAAAAGATAAAAATAGTCATAAAAGGAAAATTACATTGGGTAGGCCCCTACTGGGTGCCAATTCATCCAAAACCCCTTATGTTGATGATATCTTAAAAGTGGTAAAAATGCTTGAACAGGATATCACTTTAGCAAAAAGCAAAGATGCTTGCCTCGTCTACATAGGTCACGGCAATGAAAACTTTTCCACAGGGGCGTATGTGGAAACCGAATATTACATGCAAAAAGAGTATGGTAACATGGTCTATTTTGCCAATGTTGAAGGGTTCCCCTTTTATAATGATCTTCCAAACAGAATAAAAAAGGGTGGGCACAAGAAGGTTATCCTTAAACCTTTTATGTTGGTAGCAGGAGAACATGCTAAAAACGACATCTTTGGCGAAGATGATTCAGTATCAAACCTTTTGACATCTTCCGGGATAGAGGTAACACCTATCTGTCAAGGTCTTGGTGAAATGGATGATATTGCAAATATATTTTTGGAAAGGGTAAAGGATATATTAGATGAAAGCTAAGCTATATATAGTAGGGACTGGCGCAGCAAAAGGGCTCATAACATTAAAAGGGATAGAAGCTATAGAAAAATCTGATATTGTTCTGTACGATTCTTTGGTATCACCTGATATCATAGATCTTGTGAAAAATGAAAAGATATTTGTGGGTAAAAAAGGGTATGATTCCCATTCTGTCCTGCAGGAGGAGATAAACGAATATTTAAAAATACATCTTTCCGAAGGAAAAACTGTTGCAAGACTAAAAGGGGGAGATCCGGCGATCTTTGGCAGACTCACAGACGAACTAAAGGTGGCAAGGGATCTAAATGCGGATATTGAGGTGATACCCGGCATAACTACAGCAAGTTATTTTAGCGCCGTCATACAAAAATCTCTAACGTCAAGATATATTGCCTCTGGGGTAGTATTCATCACAGGTCACTCAAATAAAACACCACTGGAATCACTACACAACTGGAAAGCCCTCGTAGATCTAAACTATACCATAGTGGTATATATGGGTGCAAAAACGATAAAAAAGATAATTAACCTACTATTAGATAACGGTTTAAAAGAGGATTCCTTAATAGCCTCAGGGGAGAGTCTCGGGACAGAAAATGAGACCATAAGGCTGTTTAAGATAAAAGAGCTACTGAAGGAAGAGATAACTTTCAAATCCCCCGTAATATTCATCATCGGTGATATACTGAAATATTTAGAAGGTGCAAAATGAAGCTTTATGCCATAGGAGTAGGCCCGGGAGATAAAAAACTTATCACCTATAAAGGGGTAGAAGCCCTAAAATGTTCGGACGTAGTATACGTCCCCCAGTCGGATGAAACAGGCAGAAGTATAGCATACGATATTATAAAAGAGTATGTCCCCTCCTCTAAAATAAAGACCTACTATTTCCCCATGAACAACAATAAAGAGGAGTTGGACAAAAGATATACCCACCTTGCAGATGAGATAAAAAAGGATGTAAAAAACCACCTTATAGTATCCTACGTCACGATAGGTGATCCTTTGATTTACAGCACCTTCAACTACCTCAACGAAAAATTAACTGACGTTGATATTGAGGTAATACCCGGCATAACATCCTTTTTAGCTGCTTCAGCTTTGATAAAGGATGATATCGTTCAAAAAAATCAATCCTTTTGTATCATAGAGCCTGAGCAGCTAAAAGATTTTGACACCATCTCAAAGCTGTTTGATACTATTATAGTGATGAAGGCCTATCGTGGAATAACACAAATCTGCGACATCATAAAAAAACATCGCAGCATAAAGAAAGCCCATTTAGTAATAAGGGCTGGGTTGGACGATGAAAGGGTCGTCGATCTTTTAAATACCAACGAACCTATCGAAAAAACCTATCTATCCATAGCACTCATAAAGTTAGACAAGGATGCAGGAAACACACCATACCCCAAATTTACCGTAAAAGGTTCCTCCATAGAAAAAGAAAGTTTCCAGATTATCAACGATCTGGTTGATCTATCGAAATTTAAAGAAGATGAACGGGAGATCGTAACGAGGATTATCCATGCATCAGGTGATCTATCCTTAGCTGATGATATAATTTTTTCTCCTGATTGGAGATGGAAGATCAAAACGCTACTTAACAAAACCCCCCAACTGATCACCGATGTGGAGATGGTAAAAGTAGGTATAGGGAAAAGATACCCCAATGTATCCTGTTTTATAAATGATCCAGATGTTATTGAAACGGCACACAAAACAGGGCAAACAAGGGCTGAAGTAGCCATAAAAAAAGGGTTTGAACTCTTTGAGGATATTATATTCTGTATAGGGAACGCCCCCACAGCTCTGTTAAAGGTGATAGAATTAAGTAAGTATAATACAACCAAAGATATTTTCGTAATTGGCATGCCTGTGGGCTTTGTGAGTGCTAAAGAGTCAAAGGAGCTCCTTGAGAGATCTAGACTCCCCTCTATAACCATAAAGGGCTTTAAGGGTGGCAGCCCCATAGCAGCCGCAACTTTTAACGCAATATGGGGGTTGTTTGGTAGATGAAAAACTGTCTTATCTTAGGTGGGACATCCGATACAAAAAATATTTTAAAGCAAATATCAGATAAATACAGTAAAATATATGTCTCTGTAGCCACCGATTATGGATATGAGCTCTTCTCAGATTTGATATCGGATGGGATAGAGCTATGTAAGATACAGTTTACAGAAGATACTCTAAGAGATTTTTTGTCGGATAAAGAGATAGAGGAGATCATCGACACCACTCACCCCTATGCCACAAAGATAACAGAATTGGCTCAAAATATAGCCAAAATATGCAACGTTAAATACATAGACAGAAAAAGGGGTAAATTTGAACCCCAAGATATGGAGGAAGGTGTTATTTTCGTTCACAGTTACGAAGATGCTGTAAGTCTTGTGGAAAACCAAGACCTATTACCCACTCTGATCACAACAGGCTCAAAAAATGCAAACAAATTCAAAACTATTGCCCATAATAGCTATATAAGAATCTTACCTACAGAGGAGTCAATAAAAAAGGTGAAAGAAGCTGGATTCCCTTCCAAAAATATCATAGCCATGCAGGGACCTTTTAGTGTAGAACTAAACCTGTCCCTTATAAACCAATTTAACATAAGATCGATGATCACAAAAAATAGTGGCAAAGAGGGTGGTCTTACTGAAAAACTAAAAAGTAGTAAGATCGCCAAAATACCCCTCATTGTGGTGGAAAATGAATACTAAAGGATCAAACTTTTTCCCCTTTGTCATAGACCTCACCGGTAAAAAATTTATGTTTGTTGGTGGTGGTAAGGTTACTGAGCGAAAGATAAAAGTGCTCATGCGCTTTTTAACCTCTCCTGACATAACTGTATATTCCACGAATTTTACCGACCACCTAAAATCCCTACAAGAACAAAACAAAATCTCGCTTATCCATACAGACGCCAGCTTTATAGAAGATGATGTGCTCCTCAGTTACGATTTCATAATCGCAGCCACGGATGACAAGATGGTCAACCAAAGGATTGTCGATTTAGCAATGGATCGAAAGAAATTCTATTTAAACACGAGTGATAAAAGCAAGTCCAACTTCTTTTTCCCAGCAGTAACCATTATTGATGACCTTTTGATAGCCATATCCAGTCTTGGTCGCTCCCCAAAAAAGGTAAAACTATTTAAAAAACTACTGGAAGGTCTCAATGTATCCAACTAACGGCATCACAACAGGCACTGCCGCCACAGCCGCAGCAAAAGCAATTCTCCTAAAAAAGCTTAACAACAAGATACCATCCAATGTGGAGGTTACCCTTCCTGATGGCCAGGTCATAGATGTCCCGGTACAATTTAAAGGTGATTATGCGATATGTAAAAAGTGGTCCATCGAAAAAGATGATATTACAAACGGGCTTGAGATAATGGCACAGGCTTACTTAAACAACAACGGCACGATAAACATAATCGGTGGTAAAGGTATAGGAACAGTCACAAAAAAGGGTTTACAACTACCTGTAGGGGAAAAAGCGATAAACCCCGGCCCCAAAAGGATGATCATAAAAAATATAGCCCCCCTACTACACAGTAATATCGGCGTAGATATCTATTTAGAGGTACCCAATGGGGAGGAGATAGCTAAGAAAACATTTAATAGCAGATTGGGGATCATCGGTGGGATCTCCATCATTGGGACAAAAGGGGTGATAAACCCCATGTCAGAAGAGGCGATAAAGGAAACAATAAGGTGCGAGATAGAGATCAAAAAACATGAAACAGACCTCTTTGTACTGACCCCCGGCAATATTGGGGAAAAAGCTCTACGCCTACTTGGTTTTACAGAGGCGATCATGGTAAACAATCACTTCGATTTTGCCTTAAGCCACCTAAGATCGATCCATGCAACTAAAATAGTATTAGGTGGTCATCCCGGCAAATTGGCAAAGCTTGCATCGGGCACATATAATACCCATTCAAAGTACGGTATCAATGCTGTAGATATCATCAAATCCATAATGGACCTAAAAGATCCCTTCAACACCGCAGAACAGATCGCCCAGATCCACGATTTAAGCAAAGTGGCTTTTTGTATAAGCCAAAGGGTAAAAAGGGATTTTGATTTCGTTAAGGTAGATGTTTACCTGCATAAAATGGATACTACCCCTTGTGGGAGATATATCGATGAATAAAAACCTATATATAATTTCTGTGGGACCAGGGGATAAAGAACTTATGACGGTAAAAGCCCTCAATACCATCTCAAAGATGGATATTTTATCAGGATATCCCCAGTTGGCCGATTTTTCCGTAACTGACAAACCTTTTTATCCCGTAAAAACGACCGATGACCTCAAACACCTCCTCCTAACAAATCTGGAGAAAAAAATAGGTTTGCTGGTCACAGGTGATGCAGGCTTTTTCTCCTTTGCAAGATTGGCTTACAAGCACCTTAAAGATTTCATAGCTGAAGTAATCCCCGGTGTCTCCTCTTTTCAATATGCCTTTGCAAGGATATATAAAACCTATGAAGATGTAAAATTTTTCTCCCTTCATTCAAAGGGTGACATAGATGCATTGATAACAGCCATAAAAAGTAACGATCGTATTTTCATTTTACTTAAAGATAGTACCCAGCTGGAGGAGGTAAAAAGGGTATTGTCAGAATATTCCAATATCTATCAAAGATATTTTATAGATCTAAGTCTCAATGGTGAATCGATATCAGAAGATCAACCATTAAACACCGAAAATAGGAAAATATCACTGTACGTGGAGAAAAGATGAACCGTTTATACTTCGTAGGCGCTGGACCCGGTGATCCAGAGCTGATATCGTTGAAGGGTTTTAAATTGCTATCGGAAGCAGATGTCATAATCTACACAGGTTCACTGATAAATAAAGATATTTTAAAATATGCAAAACCAGATGCCCTACTGATAGACTCTGCCCATTTAAACCTCAATGAGATATTGGAGTTAATAAAAGGCTTTTACAAAGAAAACAAAAAGATTGTAAGACTACACACCGGAGAGCCAGCCCTTTATGGGGCAATATACGAACAGATGTTGGAGCTGGAAAAAAGTGGCATAGACTTTGAGGTAATACCCGGCATAAGCTCCATGCAATTAGCCGCATCAAGGCTTAAGGTGGAACTCACAGCCCCCGAAATCTCCCAAACGGTAGTTGTAACCCGCATAGAGGGTAAAACCCCAGTGCCTGAAACCGAAAAGCTCGAGTACATCACCAAATCCACAGGGACTTTTATCTTTTTTCTTTCAGCAGGTTTCGGGGAACAGATCCAGAGTTTATTCCTGAAAAACGGTTGGAACAGTGAAACCCCAGCAGCGATATGTTACAAATTGGGTTTTGATGATGAAAAGATAATAATGACAGACCTTTTAAATTTACCATCAGATCTGAAAAACAATAACATCACAAAACATGCTCTTATTATAATAGGGCATATCCTAAAAAAGGAAAACATTAAAAAGTATTCAAAACTTTACGATGAGGGCTTTAAACATGCTTTTAGACCGTGAAATATATACTATTATTATAAATGATCATGGTTTTAAGCTCAGTAAATTGTTGAAAAAATACATAAAAAAACTCCAGATCCTCACCACAGAAGAAATATCTCAGAAATATAATCTTAATTGTGAAAACATACTTTTTTTTAAAAATCTAAAAGATATCTTTCGATATGTAGTGGAGCATAGGTATGACACCGTAGCCTTTATGGCATCTGGAATTGCAGTAAGGGAGATTTATGCCGTTTCAAAGTATACAGATGCCGCCATAGTTTTGGTGGACAACTGTGGTAGATACGCCATCTCCCTTATGTCAGGCCATGAAGGAGGTGCTAACTTTTTAGCTTACAACGTGGCATCTCTATTAGGAGCCGAACCGATAGTAACTACATTTACAGAGGTAAGCAAAAAGCTCATCTTAGGGTTAGGGTGCCGCAAAGGTGTAAAAGCAGTAGAACTTGTCGATACAATAAATTTTTTTTTGGAACAACATTCCATAGAACATTCAGATATCAGACATATAGCCACCTGTGCCATAAAACTTGAAGAAGAAGGTATCTGGGAGATGGAAAGGATAATAAATATCCCCGTTTATTTCGTTCCTAAAGAAAAGATTGGGCTACCATACTTCAGTTTTAATGAATCAACTGCAAAGAGATATTTTGATATCCCATCAGTAGCAGAAGCAAGCGCCCTTTTGTCAGGGAAAAATGCCCTGTTAAAAATACCTAAAAAAGTTTACAAAGATGTCACATTAGCACTTGCAGAGGAAAAATTATGAACAGGTTTTTCATAGTGGGTACAGGACCAGGTGATCTGCGCTACCTCACCCCTTTAGCCTTAGATGCAATAAATCTTGCCGATTGGATAGTGGGATACAAGCTATACTTAGATCTAATAAAAGACATAATTACCAACAAGCAGATTTACACCACCGGCATGGGTTCTGAAATAGACCGAGTTAAGTTTGCCATCGAAAAGTATAAAGATGGGCTCAATGTAGCTCTAATATCCGGAGGGGACTCCTCCCTATATGGACTTGCCTCCTTATGCTTTGAACTGGGAGATGATGTAGATTTCGATGTCATCCCAGGGATAAGCGCCGCCTTTGCTGCAAGTGCAAAGCTGGGAGCTCCCATCACCGATGACCTTGTTTTGCTTTCCCTTTCAGATCAACTGACACCGAGAGAAACTATTTTAAAACGTATTGATGCCATCATATTAGGTGATTTTGTCTCTGCCATATACAACCCCAAAAGTAGAAAACGAACAGAGCTCCTGCCATATACGATAGAAAGGTTCTTGCAAACAAGGGGAGATCTTCCAGTGGGAATAGTAAAAAACTGTACACGTCAAGAGGAGGATATCGAAGTCACATATCTTAGCAAAATAGATTACAACAAGATAGATATGTTTACAATATTGCTGGTGGGTAACAGCAAAACATATATAAAAAATCACAAAATGATTACACCACGGGGGTACCTAAACAAATATGCCCAAGAATAAGTCTTGCATCTTCATAGGTGGAACCTCCTCCGGTGCTGGTAAATCGCTTGTTGTCACTGCACTCTGTAGGATATTCAAGCAGGACGGTCTAACCCCCGCACCCTTCAAAGCTCAAAATATGTCCCTTAATAGCTACGTAACCTACGATGGTTTAGAGATGGCAAGGGCACAGGTATTGCAAGCAGAGGCAGCTTACTTAGAACCATCAGTGGATATGAACCCCATCTTAATAAAGCCCTTTGGCGATTCCCGGTCCCAACTCATCATCAGAGGCAAATCAAACAAAAACATCACAAGTAGGGACCTTTACGATCATGAATTAAATAAGCTGTTATGGGAACATGTGGTTCAGAGTTTTAGCTTACTTTCAAACAAATATTTCCCAGTGGTCATAGAAGGAGCCGGTTCCATATCGGAACTGAACCTAAAGCAAAAAGATATCGTCAATATAAACTTAGCAAAGTTCACAAAAGCAGATACCTACCTTGTTTCAAACATTGAACAAGGTGGCATTTTTGCCTCCTGTTTTGGGAGTATCAAGTTATTACCCAAAAAAGAACAAAATCTTGTAAAAGGGATCATCGTAAACAAATTCAGAGGGGATATTTCCCTTTTTGAAGAGGGTAAAGAGATCCTTGAAAAGATCACAGGTAAAAAGGTATTAGGTATTTTACCCTATATAAAAGAGATCCATCTTGATGATGAGGATAGCCTATCCCTCGAATATAGGCGATTTGAAAACAAAAGACTAAAAATAGCTGTTATAAGACTACCATACATATCAAACTTTACAGATTTTAAGACCCTATCCCTTTTAAAGGAGGTTTCCCTGATATTTACAAACCAGCTAAGCGATTTAGATGATGCAGGTATTATAATCCTTCCCGGTACAAAATCTACCACAAAGGACATGAAGTTTCTATGGGATTCCGGTTTGGCGTATGGAATTCTGGATCAATATAAAAAAGGTAAGACCATTATCGGGGTATGCGGGGGGTTTCAAATGATGGGTAATCAGATCTTAGATCCTCATAAGTTAGAAGGTAACATCGAAAAAATAGAAGGTCTCAATATCCTACCAATAAAGACAGTTTTGGAAAAGGAAAAGATCACAAGGAGGATAGATTTTATATTCAACGGCACCCTCTGCTATGGTTACGAGATACATGTAGGTAGGACAGAATACTACGGTGGTGATGATTTTGCCGTCACCAGAACTGGTGAACGCTTAGGCTGTAAGATAGACAATAGATGTTTTGGAACATACATCCACGGCCTGTTTGACAACAGAATTATTCTGGAACACCTCTTAAGCCCCTTTGGTATAGATATATCCCACGAACATATCTACCCAGAAAGAAAAGAACATTATCTAAATATCTTAGCCGATACCGTCAGAAACAATTTAAATATGAAAGAAATATATAAAAACTTAGGTTTATAAATATGATACACGGACATGGTGGAGATACCTACCTTTTCGATATTAAATACGATTTTAGTAGCAACATAATCCCCCCAAAATACAATAAAAAACTCCTATCACTAATACCAAATATCAAGATAGACCCCACAAGATACCCCGAGCCAGATGCCAGAACCATCACCACTTTATTTCAACACAGATTTGATCTACCAGATCGCTCCAGCATAGCTCTAAACGGCTCTGTAGAGGGGATATATTTGTG
This portion of the Calditerrivibrio sp. genome encodes:
- the cobJ gene encoding precorrin-3B C(17)-methyltransferase, with protein sequence MNRFFIVGTGPGDLRYLTPLALDAINLADWIVGYKLYLDLIKDIITNKQIYTTGMGSEIDRVKFAIEKYKDGLNVALISGGDSSLYGLASLCFELGDDVDFDVIPGISAAFAASAKLGAPITDDLVLLSLSDQLTPRETILKRIDAIILGDFVSAIYNPKSRKRTELLPYTIERFLQTRGDLPVGIVKNCTRQEEDIEVTYLSKIDYNKIDMFTILLVGNSKTYIKNHKMITPRGYLNKYAQE
- a CDS encoding cobyric acid synthase translates to MPKNKSCIFIGGTSSGAGKSLVVTALCRIFKQDGLTPAPFKAQNMSLNSYVTYDGLEMARAQVLQAEAAYLEPSVDMNPILIKPFGDSRSQLIIRGKSNKNITSRDLYDHELNKLLWEHVVQSFSLLSNKYFPVVIEGAGSISELNLKQKDIVNINLAKFTKADTYLVSNIEQGGIFASCFGSIKLLPKKEQNLVKGIIVNKFRGDISLFEEGKEILEKITGKKVLGILPYIKEIHLDDEDSLSLEYRRFENKRLKIAVIRLPYISNFTDFKTLSLLKEVSLIFTNQLSDLDDAGIIILPGTKSTTKDMKFLWDSGLAYGILDQYKKGKTIIGVCGGFQMMGNQILDPHKLEGNIEKIEGLNILPIKTVLEKEKITRRIDFIFNGTLCYGYEIHVGRTEYYGGDDFAVTRTGERLGCKIDNRCFGTYIHGLFDNRIILEHLLSPFGIDISHEHIYPERKEHYLNILADTVRNNLNMKEIYKNLGL